A single region of the Alteriqipengyuania flavescens genome encodes:
- a CDS encoding DUF448 domain-containing protein, translated as MRTPPNESLSSDITDPRRPLKTGAERRCILSGETRPADELVRLAIGPDGQVLPDVLARAPGRGAWIGVSRPALEKAMAKGQLKGALARAFKGAPLAIPDDLPQRIEDALVRNFTDRLGIEMRAGKIVLGSDRIAEHARGGVLELLLHAADAAPDGTTKLDQAWRVGREREGSGDRGTRLPLDREALSVALGRDNVVHLALADARAATRVSGPLLRLQNFTGAGEPAPETGGAGDGVTRH; from the coding sequence ATGCGGACTCCACCCAATGAGAGCCTGAGCTCCGACATCACCGACCCGCGACGCCCCCTGAAAACAGGGGCAGAGCGGCGCTGCATCCTGTCGGGCGAGACGCGCCCGGCGGATGAACTCGTGCGGCTGGCGATCGGGCCGGATGGCCAGGTCCTTCCCGATGTGCTGGCGCGTGCGCCGGGGCGCGGCGCATGGATCGGCGTTTCGCGCCCGGCGCTTGAAAAAGCGATGGCCAAGGGCCAGTTGAAGGGGGCGTTGGCACGCGCGTTCAAGGGCGCGCCGCTGGCGATCCCCGATGACTTGCCGCAGCGGATCGAAGATGCGCTGGTGCGCAATTTCACCGACCGGCTGGGTATCGAAATGCGCGCCGGCAAGATCGTGCTCGGTTCCGACCGCATCGCCGAACATGCCCGCGGCGGTGTGCTGGAACTGCTGCTACATGCTGCCGACGCAGCGCCGGACGGCACCACCAAGCTGGACCAGGCGTGGCGCGTCGGGCGCGAACGGGAAGGGTCGGGCGACCGCGGGACCCGCTTGCCACTGGACCGGGAAGCCCTGTCTGTGGCATTGGGCCGCGACAATGTGGTCCATCTGGCATTGGCCGACGCCCGCGCAGCGACGCGGGTAAGCGGCCCTCTGCTGCGTTTGCAGAACTTTACCGGCGCGGGAGAGCCTGCGCCAGAGACGGGTGGAGCCGGGGACGGCGTCACGCGCCACTAG